A window of the Aquimarina spinulae genome harbors these coding sequences:
- a CDS encoding ArsR/SmtB family transcription factor has protein sequence MEEFENKFAEIASLLGDKSRSVMLWCLLDGRAYTALELSICANISAQSASNHLKKLIQAKILLVEKQGRHRYYRYATSEVAQVIESMAGLVSINDEYTRTKKPELNGITYARTCYDHLAGEIGVKITDALLDKGMLEIVERMYKVTSTGKSWFQNVGIDVDDIMLQKRSFAHLCLDWSERRHHLAGALGASFLTMMLQNDWIRRKKDSREILVTGKGKLELKTRLNLEI, from the coding sequence ATGGAAGAGTTTGAAAATAAATTTGCTGAGATCGCCTCTTTATTAGGGGATAAATCTCGATCTGTCATGCTATGGTGTTTATTAGATGGTAGAGCATATACAGCTCTTGAGCTGTCGATATGTGCAAATATTTCTGCACAATCAGCCAGTAATCATTTAAAAAAATTAATTCAGGCTAAAATATTACTAGTAGAAAAACAAGGAAGACATCGGTATTATAGGTATGCGACTTCAGAAGTAGCTCAAGTTATTGAATCTATGGCAGGGCTAGTATCTATTAACGATGAATATACCAGAACTAAAAAGCCAGAACTTAACGGTATTACATATGCCAGAACCTGTTATGATCATTTGGCAGGAGAAATTGGAGTAAAAATTACAGATGCTTTACTTGATAAAGGGATGTTAGAAATTGTAGAAAGAATGTATAAAGTTACTTCTACAGGAAAGAGTTGGTTTCAAAATGTTGGTATTGATGTCGATGATATAATGCTACAAAAACGATCTTTTGCTCATCTGTGTCTGGATTGGAGTGAGCGTAGACATCACTTGGCAGGTGCACTTGGTGCTTCTTTTCTTACGATGATGTTGCAAAATGATTGGATACGAAGAAAGAAAGATTCAAGAGAGATTTTGGTAACAGGAAAAGGAAAGCTAGAATTAAAAACAAGGCTAAATTTGGAAATATAA
- a CDS encoding acyl-CoA dehydrogenase family protein, translated as MSDKTINKDILRGGQFLVKETKCEDVFTPEDFSEEQRMMRDSAREFVDRELWAHWERFESKDYAYTEECMRKAGELGLLGVSVPEAYDGLGMGFVSTMLVCDYISGATGSFSTAFGAHTGIGTMPITLYGNEEQKKKYVPKLATGEWFGAYCLTEPGAGSDANSGKTKAVLSEDGTHYSISGQKMWISNAGFCSLFIVFARIEDDKNITGFIVENDPSNGISLGDEEKKLGIHSSSTRQVFFSDTKVPVENMLSERGNGFKIAMNALNVGRIKLAAACLDAQRRVIGEATKYANERIQFKTPIMNFGAIKAKIAEMATNTYADESASYRAAKNIEDRIAIRQAEGNTHQEAELKGVEEYAIECSILKVAVSEDVQSCTDEGVQIFGGMGFSADTPMESAWRDARISRIYEGTNEINRMLAVGMLVKKAMKGHVDLLGPAMKVADELTGIPSFDTPDYSVLFSEEKEIIAKLKKVFLMVAGAAVQKFGPQLEDHQQLLLAASDILIEIYMAESAILRTEKNAKRFGEEAQETQIAMSQLYLYNAVDIIIRKGKEGIVSFAEGDEQRMMLMGLKRFTKYANQPNVVALRTKIADKIAKENGYFIG; from the coding sequence ATGAGTGATAAAACTATAAATAAAGATATTCTTAGAGGAGGACAATTCCTTGTTAAAGAAACTAAATGTGAAGATGTATTTACTCCAGAAGATTTTTCTGAGGAGCAAAGAATGATGCGTGATAGCGCTAGAGAGTTTGTAGACCGTGAGCTATGGGCTCATTGGGAGCGATTCGAAAGTAAAGACTATGCATATACAGAAGAGTGTATGCGTAAAGCTGGTGAACTTGGACTTTTAGGAGTTTCTGTACCCGAAGCATATGATGGTTTAGGAATGGGATTTGTATCTACAATGTTAGTTTGCGATTATATCTCTGGAGCTACTGGATCATTTAGTACTGCTTTTGGAGCTCATACTGGTATCGGTACCATGCCAATCACCTTGTATGGAAATGAAGAGCAAAAGAAAAAATATGTTCCTAAGCTTGCTACCGGTGAGTGGTTTGGAGCATACTGCTTAACAGAACCAGGTGCAGGATCAGATGCCAATTCTGGTAAAACAAAAGCTGTTCTTTCTGAGGATGGAACGCATTACTCGATTTCTGGTCAGAAAATGTGGATATCTAATGCCGGTTTCTGTAGTTTATTTATTGTTTTTGCTCGTATTGAAGACGATAAAAATATTACAGGATTTATTGTAGAAAATGATCCATCTAATGGGATTTCTCTCGGTGATGAAGAAAAGAAGTTAGGTATTCATTCCTCTTCTACTCGCCAAGTATTCTTTAGCGATACCAAAGTACCGGTAGAAAACATGCTATCAGAAAGAGGTAATGGGTTTAAAATTGCAATGAACGCATTAAATGTAGGCCGTATCAAACTTGCTGCTGCCTGTCTTGATGCGCAACGTCGTGTGATTGGCGAAGCTACCAAATACGCTAATGAACGTATCCAGTTCAAAACACCTATTATGAATTTTGGAGCTATTAAAGCTAAAATAGCAGAAATGGCGACCAATACATATGCCGATGAATCTGCTAGTTACAGAGCTGCAAAAAATATTGAAGATAGAATTGCTATCCGTCAAGCGGAAGGAAACACACATCAGGAAGCAGAACTAAAAGGTGTCGAAGAATATGCAATTGAGTGCTCTATTCTTAAAGTTGCCGTTTCTGAAGATGTACAAAGTTGTACTGATGAAGGTGTACAGATTTTTGGTGGTATGGGATTCTCTGCAGATACCCCAATGGAATCTGCATGGAGAGATGCTCGTATCTCCCGTATCTATGAAGGTACCAATGAGATCAACCGTATGCTTGCTGTAGGAATGTTAGTAAAGAAAGCAATGAAAGGTCATGTAGATCTTCTTGGACCTGCCATGAAAGTTGCAGATGAACTTACCGGGATCCCATCTTTTGATACTCCTGATTACTCAGTTTTATTTTCTGAAGAAAAAGAAATTATAGCTAAGCTAAAGAAAGTATTTTTGATGGTAGCAGGAGCTGCTGTTCAAAAATTTGGACCACAACTTGAGGATCACCAACAGTTATTACTAGCTGCTTCAGACATTTTAATTGAAATTTACATGGCAGAATCTGCAATCTTACGTACCGAGAAAAATGCAAAACGTTTTGGTGAAGAAGCTCAGGAAACTCAAATAGCAATGTCTCAATTATACTTATACAATGCGGTAGATATCATTATCAGAAAAGGAAAAGAAGGAATAGTTTCTTTTGCAGAAGGAGATGAACAACGAATGATGCTAATGGGACTTAAGCGTTTTACTAAATATGCGAATCAACCAAATGTAGTTGCATTAAGAACCAAAATTGCCGATAAAATTGCCAAAGAAAACGGATATTTTATTGGATAG
- a CDS encoding acetyl-CoA C-acyltransferase — MKTAYIVKAYRTAVGKAPRGVFRFKRTDELAAETIAHMMKELPNLDKARIDDVIVGNAMPEGSQGLNMARLISLMGLNSVDVPGVTVNRFCSSGIETIGIATAKIQSGMADCIIAGGAESMSAVPMTGYKTELNYDLAKSGHEDYYWGMGNTAEAVAHQFKVSREDQDEFAYNSHMKALKAQAEERFQDQIVPINVEQIYVDENGKKATKSYTVSKDEGPRAGTSKEVLGKLRPVFEAGGSVTAGNSSQMSDGAAFVMVMSEEMVKELNLEPIARLVNYAAAGVEPRIMGIGPVKAIPKALKQAGLKQDDIELIELNEAFASQSLAVMRELGLNQDIVNVNGGAIALGHPLGCTGAKLSVQLFDEMRKRDMKGKYGMVTMCVGTGQGAAGIYEFLN, encoded by the coding sequence ATGAAAACAGCATATATAGTAAAAGCATATAGAACAGCCGTAGGAAAAGCTCCTCGTGGGGTGTTCAGGTTTAAAAGAACAGATGAATTGGCAGCCGAAACCATAGCACATATGATGAAAGAGCTTCCTAACCTTGACAAAGCACGTATCGACGATGTAATCGTTGGTAATGCCATGCCCGAAGGGTCTCAAGGGTTAAATATGGCACGTTTAATCTCGTTAATGGGATTAAATTCTGTTGATGTTCCCGGAGTAACAGTAAATAGATTTTGTTCATCAGGAATAGAAACTATTGGTATTGCAACAGCCAAAATACAATCTGGAATGGCAGATTGCATTATTGCAGGTGGAGCAGAAAGCATGAGCGCAGTTCCTATGACAGGATATAAGACAGAACTTAATTATGACTTAGCCAAATCAGGGCATGAAGATTATTACTGGGGAATGGGTAATACTGCAGAAGCAGTTGCTCATCAATTTAAAGTATCTCGGGAAGATCAAGATGAATTTGCATACAACTCTCATATGAAGGCCTTAAAAGCACAAGCAGAAGAGCGTTTTCAGGATCAAATAGTTCCTATTAATGTAGAACAAATCTACGTTGATGAAAATGGAAAAAAAGCTACAAAATCATATACTGTATCTAAAGATGAAGGACCTCGTGCAGGAACCAGTAAAGAAGTGCTAGGTAAACTTAGACCTGTATTCGAAGCTGGAGGAAGCGTAACTGCTGGTAATTCTTCGCAAATGAGTGATGGTGCTGCTTTTGTGATGGTCATGAGTGAAGAAATGGTTAAAGAACTAAACCTTGAACCTATTGCAAGGCTTGTTAATTATGCCGCTGCCGGTGTAGAACCAAGAATCATGGGTATCGGACCAGTAAAAGCAATTCCGAAAGCTTTAAAACAAGCCGGATTAAAACAAGATGATATAGAACTGATAGAGCTTAATGAAGCCTTTGCTTCACAATCTCTTGCAGTAATGAGAGAATTAGGTCTTAATCAGGATATCGTAAATGTTAATGGAGGTGCAATTGCATTAGGACACCCACTAGGATGTACGGGAGCAAAACTTTCGGTTCAATTATTTGACGAAATGCGTAAACGCGATATGAAAGGTAAATACGGAATGGTAACCATGTGTGTAGGTACAGGACAAGGTGCTGCCGGTATTTATGAATTTTTAAATTAA
- a CDS encoding 3-hydroxyacyl-CoA dehydrogenase/enoyl-CoA hydratase family protein, whose product MKRIIKKVAVIGSGIMGSGIACHFANIGVEVLLLDIVPRELNDKEKAKGLTLDNKVVRNRLVNDSLTAALKSKPSPIYHQKFANRITTGNLEDDIAKVADVDWIIEVVVERLDIKKIVFENLEKHRTPGTLITSNTSGIPIHFMSEGRSEDFQKHFCGTHFFNPARYLKLFEIIPGPNTSQEVLDFLNGYGEQYLGKTSVVAKDTPAFIGNRIGIFSIMSLFHMVKEMGLTIEEVDKLTGPVIGRPKSATFRTVDVVGLDTLVHVANGIADNCPDDERHELFKLPDFINSMMENKWLGSKTKQGFYKKNVGADGKREILSLDLDTLEYREKKRASFATLEMTKTIDKVVDRFKVLVSGKDKAGEFYRKNLSALFAYVSNRIPEITDDLYKIDDAMKAGFGWEHGPFQIWDAVGVEKGIEMMRAEGYEPASWVLDMIASGSTSFYTINNGATFFYDIPKKEQVKVPGQDAFIILDNIRKSSEVFKNSGVVVEDLGDGILNVEFQSKMNTIGGDVLAGLNKAIDIAEKDFQGLVVGNQAANFSVGANIGMIFMMAVEQEYDELNMAIKYFQDSMMRMRYSAIPTIAAPHGMTLGGGCELSMHADKVVAAAETYIGLVEFGVGVIPGGGGSKEMALRASDTFKKNDVELNVLQEHFLTIGMAKVSTSAYEAYDTNILQKGKDIVVVNKDRQIATAKAHAKLMAEQGYTQPVKRKDVKVLGKQALGMFLVGTDSMEASKYISEHDHKIANKLGYVMAGGDLSEPTLVTEQYLLDLEREAFLSLCTERKTLERIEHMLKKGKPLRN is encoded by the coding sequence ATGAAAAGAATCATTAAAAAAGTTGCAGTTATCGGTTCAGGAATCATGGGATCCGGTATTGCATGTCATTTCGCTAATATTGGTGTCGAAGTACTATTACTAGATATAGTACCTAGAGAACTTAACGACAAAGAAAAAGCGAAAGGCCTTACTCTTGACAACAAAGTGGTGCGTAATCGATTAGTAAATGATTCACTTACCGCTGCTCTTAAATCTAAACCCTCTCCTATATACCATCAAAAATTTGCAAATCGAATCACTACAGGAAACCTGGAAGATGATATCGCAAAAGTTGCAGATGTAGATTGGATTATAGAAGTTGTTGTAGAAAGATTAGATATCAAAAAAATAGTTTTTGAGAATCTTGAAAAACACAGAACACCAGGTACATTAATTACTTCTAATACCTCTGGTATTCCTATTCATTTTATGAGTGAAGGAAGAAGTGAAGATTTCCAAAAACATTTCTGCGGAACTCATTTCTTTAACCCTGCTCGTTATCTTAAACTATTCGAAATCATTCCTGGTCCAAATACTTCTCAGGAAGTTTTGGATTTCCTTAATGGTTATGGAGAACAATACCTGGGAAAAACATCTGTAGTTGCAAAAGATACTCCTGCTTTTATTGGTAATAGAATAGGAATCTTTAGTATTATGAGTTTATTCCATATGGTAAAAGAAATGGGATTAACCATAGAAGAAGTTGATAAACTTACTGGTCCTGTAATCGGTCGTCCAAAATCGGCTACATTCCGTACAGTAGATGTGGTAGGTCTCGATACCTTAGTTCATGTGGCTAATGGTATTGCCGATAATTGCCCAGATGACGAACGTCATGAATTATTCAAACTTCCGGATTTCATCAACTCTATGATGGAAAACAAATGGTTAGGAAGTAAAACCAAGCAAGGGTTTTATAAAAAGAATGTTGGTGCCGACGGAAAAAGAGAAATCCTGTCTTTGGATTTAGATACGTTAGAATATAGAGAAAAGAAAAGAGCCTCTTTTGCTACGCTTGAAATGACAAAAACTATAGATAAAGTAGTTGATCGTTTTAAAGTATTAGTATCGGGTAAAGATAAAGCTGGAGAGTTCTATCGTAAAAATTTATCTGCATTATTCGCATATGTATCTAATCGTATTCCTGAAATTACAGATGATTTATATAAAATCGATGATGCAATGAAAGCTGGTTTTGGATGGGAGCATGGTCCTTTTCAGATCTGGGATGCTGTCGGAGTAGAAAAAGGAATCGAAATGATGCGTGCAGAAGGTTATGAACCTGCTTCATGGGTACTAGATATGATCGCCTCGGGAAGTACTTCCTTTTATACCATAAATAACGGAGCTACATTTTTCTATGATATTCCTAAAAAAGAACAAGTAAAAGTACCAGGACAAGATGCATTTATCATTCTGGATAATATTCGCAAATCTTCAGAAGTATTTAAAAATAGTGGAGTTGTAGTAGAAGATCTTGGTGATGGAATCCTAAATGTAGAATTTCAAAGTAAGATGAACACTATTGGTGGTGATGTGTTAGCTGGACTAAACAAAGCTATCGATATTGCCGAAAAAGATTTCCAAGGATTGGTTGTTGGTAATCAGGCTGCAAATTTCTCTGTAGGTGCAAATATCGGAATGATATTTATGATGGCTGTTGAGCAAGAATATGATGAGCTTAATATGGCAATTAAGTACTTTCAGGATTCTATGATGCGCATGCGTTATTCTGCGATCCCAACAATTGCTGCTCCTCATGGTATGACGCTTGGTGGCGGATGTGAGCTTTCTATGCATGCAGATAAAGTAGTTGCTGCTGCAGAAACATATATAGGGCTAGTAGAATTTGGTGTTGGTGTTATCCCCGGTGGTGGTGGATCCAAAGAAATGGCATTAAGAGCCTCAGATACTTTTAAGAAAAATGATGTAGAACTTAATGTACTACAAGAGCACTTCTTAACTATTGGTATGGCCAAAGTATCTACTTCTGCTTATGAAGCATACGATACCAACATCCTTCAAAAAGGAAAAGATATTGTAGTCGTTAATAAAGATCGCCAAATCGCTACAGCAAAAGCACATGCAAAATTAATGGCAGAACAAGGGTATACACAACCTGTAAAACGTAAGGATGTAAAAGTCTTGGGGAAACAAGCATTAGGTATGTTCTTGGTAGGAACTGACTCTATGGAAGCTAGTAAATATATTTCTGAGCATGATCATAAAATAGCTAACAAGCTAGGATATGTAATGGCTGGTGGAGACTTATCTGAACCAACATTGGTTACAGAGCAATACTTATTGGATCTGGAACGTGAAGCTTTCTTGTCACTTTGTACAGAACGTAAGACTCTTGAGCGTATCGAGCATATGCTTAAGAAAGGAAAACCTCTAAGAAACTAG
- a CDS encoding MarR family winged helix-turn-helix transcriptional regulator: MREKTIDYALRATWMAVAKMYNEEASKKGSTMATGFALLSIDPESGTPSTSLGPKMGMEATSLSRTLKTMEEKGLIFRKKNPQDGRGVLIYLTPFGVEMRNFSKEVVFTFDTMVRKHVPQEKLDIFLEVFQTINDLISSKKIYSKQESIKP, encoded by the coding sequence ATGAGAGAAAAGACAATCGATTATGCACTTAGAGCCACTTGGATGGCGGTCGCTAAGATGTATAATGAAGAAGCCAGCAAAAAAGGAAGTACAATGGCTACTGGATTTGCATTACTAAGCATAGATCCAGAAAGCGGTACACCTTCAACTTCACTAGGTCCCAAAATGGGAATGGAAGCTACAAGTTTATCACGCACTTTGAAAACCATGGAAGAAAAAGGATTGATTTTCAGAAAGAAAAATCCTCAGGATGGGCGCGGTGTATTGATCTACCTCACTCCATTTGGCGTAGAAATGAGAAATTTCTCTAAAGAAGTCGTTTTTACTTTTGATACTATGGTAAGAAAACATGTCCCACAAGAGAAGTTAGACATTTTCTTAGAGGTGTTTCAAACCATAAATGATCTGATATCATCTAAAAAAATTTACTCAAAACAAGAATCTATAAAACCTTAA
- a CDS encoding AMP-dependent synthetase/ligase, giving the protein MTKITRLFDFPHYQLEKFNLDKALITKYNGEWIATSTKEYVEKANQISRGLLRLGVKPNDKIAIISSNNRTEWNITDIGVLQIGAQDVPIYPTISQEDYEYVLNHSESTYCFVSDEEVFEKVKNIKANVPSLKEVYSYDDISGCKSWNEILELGKDDSNQSEVEEIMASVKEDDLATLIYTSGTTGRPKGVMLSHKNVVSNSINSSSRFPIVDGETKALSFLPVCHIYERMLMYLYQYRGVSIYFAESLETISDNLKEVKPEVMTAVPRLLEKVYDKIIAKGADLTGIKKKLFFWAVDLGLKYEPYGANGWWYEKKLGLARKLIFSKWQEALGGNLKLIASGSAALQPRLARIFNAAGMGVMEGYGLTETSPVISVNETGNRGMKIGTVGRMIPDTEVKIAEDGEILVKGPQVMLGYYKDEEKTKEVLKNGYFHTGDIGEVDSDGFLRITDRKKEMFKTSGGKYVAPQLIENAMKQSRFIEQIMVIGEGEKMPAAFIQPNFEFLKEWAERKGIQIGNSMSEALKNQSIIDRYQEEVDEHNKKFGKWERVKRFELTSDEWSIDAGHLTPTMKLKRKVIKEKYKDLYSKIYG; this is encoded by the coding sequence ATGACAAAAATTACGAGATTATTTGATTTCCCACACTATCAATTAGAAAAATTTAATTTAGACAAGGCTTTAATAACTAAATATAATGGTGAATGGATTGCCACTTCTACTAAGGAATATGTAGAAAAAGCAAATCAAATTAGCCGTGGTTTGTTACGATTAGGAGTAAAACCCAATGATAAAATAGCAATTATATCTTCTAATAACAGAACAGAATGGAATATCACCGATATTGGTGTCCTTCAAATTGGAGCGCAAGATGTTCCTATTTACCCTACAATTTCTCAAGAAGATTATGAATACGTTTTAAATCATTCTGAATCAACGTACTGTTTTGTCTCTGATGAAGAAGTATTTGAAAAGGTTAAAAATATTAAGGCTAACGTACCTTCATTAAAAGAAGTCTATTCTTATGATGATATTTCGGGCTGCAAAAGCTGGAATGAAATTCTTGAATTAGGTAAAGACGATAGCAATCAATCAGAAGTAGAAGAAATTATGGCTTCTGTAAAAGAAGATGATCTTGCTACCTTAATATATACTTCAGGAACTACAGGAAGACCTAAAGGAGTTATGCTTAGTCATAAAAATGTAGTAAGCAATTCGATAAATAGTTCTTCCAGATTCCCTATCGTAGATGGAGAAACTAAAGCCTTAAGTTTTCTTCCCGTATGCCACATTTATGAAAGAATGTTAATGTATTTGTATCAATACCGTGGTGTGAGTATTTATTTTGCAGAATCTTTAGAAACTATTAGTGATAACCTAAAAGAGGTTAAACCCGAGGTTATGACTGCGGTACCTAGATTACTAGAAAAAGTATATGATAAAATTATCGCCAAAGGAGCTGATCTCACAGGGATTAAAAAGAAATTATTCTTTTGGGCAGTAGACCTGGGATTAAAATACGAACCCTATGGAGCAAATGGTTGGTGGTATGAGAAAAAATTAGGTCTTGCCCGAAAACTTATTTTTAGTAAATGGCAAGAAGCTCTGGGAGGTAATTTAAAACTAATTGCTTCTGGTAGTGCTGCACTACAACCAAGACTTGCACGAATATTTAATGCGGCAGGAATGGGAGTTATGGAAGGATATGGTCTTACCGAAACGTCACCTGTAATTTCTGTAAACGAAACAGGAAACAGAGGAATGAAAATAGGCACTGTAGGAAGAATGATCCCTGATACCGAAGTAAAAATAGCAGAAGATGGTGAGATTTTGGTAAAAGGTCCTCAAGTAATGTTAGGATATTATAAAGATGAAGAAAAAACCAAAGAGGTATTAAAAAATGGGTATTTCCATACCGGAGATATTGGCGAAGTTGATAGTGATGGTTTTTTGCGTATTACCGATCGTAAAAAAGAAATGTTTAAAACTTCTGGAGGTAAATATGTCGCTCCGCAATTAATAGAAAATGCCATGAAACAATCTCGTTTTATCGAGCAAATAATGGTAATTGGTGAAGGAGAGAAAATGCCTGCAGCATTTATACAACCTAACTTCGAATTTTTAAAAGAGTGGGCAGAGCGTAAAGGTATACAAATAGGCAACTCTATGTCAGAAGCCCTTAAAAATCAATCAATTATTGATCGTTACCAGGAAGAAGTCGACGAGCATAATAAAAAGTTCGGAAAATGGGAACGTGTGAAACGATTCGAACTTACATCGGATGAATGGAGTATTGATGCGGGTCACCTCACTCCTACTATGAAATTAAAAAGAAAAGTAATAAAAGAAAAATACAAAGATCTTTATTCTAAAATTTATGGCTAA
- a CDS encoding isochorismatase family protein, which produces MKNRKALLVIDMQKGSFTSQTPRYDTKGVVSRINTLAQLFRASDFPVFFVQHDGTKMNEFIPNTVEWELLDDLETETTDIFLNKYANDIFYKSKLQSKLNDLNINELFITGCATDFCVESTVQFALTKDYNITVIADGHTTGDRPHLRAKKVIEHYNWVWQNMILTNGKIEVKNFEQIKDELIRH; this is translated from the coding sequence ATGAAAAACAGAAAAGCGCTCTTAGTAATTGATATGCAAAAGGGTTCTTTTACCTCTCAAACTCCACGATATGATACAAAAGGAGTTGTAAGTAGGATTAATACACTTGCGCAACTATTTAGAGCCTCTGATTTCCCTGTGTTTTTTGTTCAACACGATGGTACTAAAATGAATGAGTTTATACCAAATACAGTAGAGTGGGAATTACTAGATGATTTAGAAACTGAGACAACAGACATTTTTCTAAACAAGTATGCAAATGATATATTTTATAAATCTAAGCTTCAATCAAAATTAAACGACTTAAATATTAATGAGTTATTTATTACAGGTTGTGCAACCGATTTTTGTGTAGAATCTACTGTCCAATTTGCTTTAACAAAAGATTACAACATAACTGTAATAGCAGATGGTCATACGACTGGAGATCGCCCCCATTTGAGAGCTAAAAAAGTAATTGAGCATTATAATTGGGTTTGGCAAAATATGATTCTGACCAATGGAAAAATAGAAGTTAAAAATTTTGAGCAGATAAAAGACGAACTAATAAGACATTAA